A region of Cellulophaga sp. RHA19 DNA encodes the following proteins:
- the msrA gene encoding peptide-methionine (S)-S-oxide reductase MsrA produces MRTVKIAFVLCTILISTSCSSKNKTKDETKANTEILNQDLSSYETAYFASGCFWCVEAVFESVKGVKEVVSGYAGGKEKNPTYEQVGSGNSTHAEAVVVYYNPKEVSYASLVKVFFGSQDPTTLNRQGPDRGTQYRSIAFYKNKEEKKIITDYIAKLTKEKVYSSKIVTEVTAFTTFYEAEDYHQDYEKKHPNNSYIKNVSVPRLNKFKSKFPELLKKGTH; encoded by the coding sequence ATGAGAACAGTAAAAATTGCATTTGTACTATGTACTATATTAATATCTACAAGTTGTTCATCTAAAAATAAAACTAAGGATGAAACAAAAGCTAATACAGAAATCCTAAATCAAGATTTAAGCTCATACGAAACCGCTTATTTTGCTAGTGGTTGTTTTTGGTGTGTAGAAGCTGTTTTTGAAAGCGTTAAAGGAGTTAAAGAAGTGGTGTCTGGCTACGCTGGTGGTAAAGAAAAAAATCCTACTTACGAGCAAGTTGGTAGCGGTAATAGCACACACGCAGAAGCTGTGGTTGTATATTATAATCCTAAAGAAGTTTCTTATGCTAGTTTAGTAAAAGTGTTTTTTGGCTCACAAGACCCAACTACGCTTAACCGTCAAGGACCAGACAGAGGTACACAATACAGATCTATTGCTTTTTACAAGAATAAAGAAGAGAAAAAAATTATTACAGATTACATTGCTAAACTGACAAAAGAAAAAGTGTACAGTTCTAAAATTGTTACGGAGGTTACTGCTTTTACAACTTTTTACGAGGCAGAAGATTACCACCAAGATTACGAAAAAAAACATCCTAATAACTCTTATATAAAAAATGTATCTGTACCTAGGTTAAATAAATTTAAAAGTAAGTTTCCTGAGTTATTAAAAAAAGGTACTCATTAA
- a CDS encoding RNA polymerase sigma factor, giving the protein MFTSDIIKKCKANNRKAQMQLYKQYCNGMYCVAMRFLKNEGDAEDVVQEAFINAFEKIEQFSGDVTFGAWLKKIVVHKCLDFIKAKKDKYVALTETNLRVVEDDDWVVEDTVTLQQIKFAITQLPNNYQCVVQLYLIEGYDHAETSGILNITESACRTRLLRGKGLLKELLKEKRYGTGS; this is encoded by the coding sequence ATGTTTACGTCTGATATTATTAAAAAATGCAAGGCAAACAACCGCAAAGCTCAAATGCAGCTTTATAAACAGTACTGTAATGGTATGTATTGCGTGGCTATGCGATTTTTAAAGAACGAAGGTGATGCAGAAGACGTAGTACAAGAAGCTTTTATTAATGCTTTTGAAAAAATAGAACAATTTAGTGGAGATGTAACCTTTGGAGCTTGGTTAAAAAAAATTGTTGTACATAAATGTTTAGATTTTATTAAAGCGAAAAAAGACAAGTATGTAGCTTTAACAGAAACTAATTTAAGAGTAGTAGAGGATGATGATTGGGTGGTTGAAGATACGGTAACACTACAACAAATAAAATTTGCAATAACGCAATTACCAAATAACTACCAATGTGTGGTGCAGTTGTATTTAATTGAAGGGTATGATCATGCAGAAACATCGGGCATATTAAACATAACGGAGTCTGCTTGTAGAACTCGGTTATTAAGAGGTAAAGGGTTATTAAAAGAACTTTTAAAAGAGAAAAGATATGGGACAGGATCTTAG
- a CDS encoding DUF2911 domain-containing protein, which yields MKVIKWMIITVTVLGLLTVFVGMPMMKEQTKKFSPEETATYTKNGYNLNVVYCSPSKKDRQIFGSLVPYNKVWRTGANEPTIFKTSSAIKVGGKQLPAGTYSIWSRPNKDSWDIIFNKEVPDWGVTILSGGAETTRNASEDLVTVSVPVTKLDSVKERFTINFEDKEQPYLTLAWDKTKVNVPISK from the coding sequence ATGAAAGTTATAAAATGGATGATAATTACAGTAACTGTACTTGGTTTACTTACTGTATTTGTTGGTATGCCTATGATGAAAGAGCAAACAAAAAAGTTTAGTCCAGAGGAGACTGCCACCTATACTAAAAACGGTTATAATTTAAATGTAGTTTATTGTAGTCCGTCTAAAAAAGACCGCCAAATTTTTGGTTCTCTTGTTCCCTATAATAAAGTTTGGAGAACTGGCGCTAATGAACCTACTATATTTAAAACTTCTTCTGCAATTAAAGTAGGTGGCAAACAACTACCCGCAGGTACTTACTCTATATGGTCTAGACCCAATAAAGATAGTTGGGATATTATTTTTAATAAAGAGGTTCCAGATTGGGGAGTTACTATTTTAAGTGGTGGTGCAGAAACTACCAGAAATGCTTCAGAAGATCTTGTGACTGTTTCTGTACCTGTAACAAAATTAGATTCGGTTAAAGAAAGATTTACTATTAACTTTGAAGACAAAGAACAACCATACTTAACTTTAGCTTGGGATAAAACCAAAGTTAACGTACCTATTAGCAAATAA
- a CDS encoding DEAD/DEAH box helicase produces the protein MTFKNLGLSNNLLKAIEKKGYTTPSPIQEKAIPPVLEGKDVLASAQTGTGKTAGFTLPLLHLLSEEKTLRHRPVRALILTPTRELAAQIFANVKEYSEFLDLRSAVIFGGVNQKPQIANLKRGMDVLVATPGRLLDLHNQRFLSLDKVEIFVLDEADRMLDMGFLRDIERVMKLIPAKRQNLMFSATFSKDIKKLAHGILNNPVQVEATPENTAVEVIQQKVYRVAKGKKTGLIIKLISDGNWQQVLVFTRTKHGANNLCKKMIAAGISAAAIHGNKSQGARTKALEGFKKGTLRVLVATDIAARGLDIPLLPHVINFEIPNISEDYVHRIGRTGRAGASGEAVSLVSADETSYLKDIQKLIGMQIPVEIVEGFEPDPNASTKPIKQGQRGGSRNSSNRPKKAGSKNGSSNNRKPKRNNDRRSNNKRN, from the coding sequence ATGACATTTAAGAACTTAGGTTTATCTAATAATCTATTAAAAGCAATAGAGAAAAAGGGGTATACTACTCCGTCTCCAATACAAGAAAAAGCAATACCGCCAGTTTTAGAAGGCAAAGATGTTTTGGCATCTGCACAAACGGGCACAGGTAAAACTGCAGGTTTTACATTACCATTATTACATTTATTATCAGAAGAGAAAACATTAAGGCATAGGCCAGTACGAGCTTTAATACTAACACCAACAAGAGAGTTAGCAGCGCAAATATTTGCTAACGTAAAAGAATATAGTGAGTTTTTAGATTTACGCTCTGCGGTAATATTTGGTGGAGTAAACCAAAAGCCGCAAATAGCAAACTTAAAAAGAGGAATGGATGTTTTGGTGGCAACACCTGGGCGTTTATTGGATCTTCACAATCAAAGGTTTTTATCTTTAGACAAAGTAGAGATTTTTGTTTTAGATGAAGCGGACCGTATGTTAGATATGGGTTTTTTACGTGATATAGAACGCGTAATGAAATTAATACCAGCAAAGCGTCAAAATTTAATGTTTTCTGCAACTTTTTCTAAAGACATTAAAAAACTAGCTCACGGTATTTTAAACAACCCTGTGCAGGTTGAAGCTACTCCAGAGAACACTGCCGTAGAAGTAATTCAGCAAAAAGTGTACAGAGTTGCAAAAGGTAAAAAAACGGGTTTAATTATCAAGTTAATATCAGACGGTAATTGGCAACAAGTTTTAGTTTTTACAAGAACTAAACACGGAGCTAATAATTTGTGTAAAAAAATGATTGCAGCAGGTATTTCTGCAGCGGCTATTCACGGTAATAAAAGTCAGGGTGCGCGTACAAAAGCACTAGAAGGTTTTAAAAAAGGAACACTACGTGTGTTAGTAGCTACAGATATTGCTGCTCGTGGTTTAGATATTCCTTTGTTACCACACGTAATTAATTTTGAGATCCCAAATATATCTGAAGACTATGTGCACCGTATTGGTAGAACAGGTAGAGCAGGAGCAAGTGGTGAGGCTGTATCTTTGGTAAGTGCAGATGAAACATCTTACTTAAAAGACATTCAAAAATTAATTGGAATGCAAATTCCTGTAGAAATAGTAGAAGGTTTTGAACCAGATCCTAATGCATCAACAAAACCCATAAAACAAGGGCAGCGTGGTGGTTCTAGAAACTCTAGTAACAGACCTAAAAAAGCAGGATCTAAAAATGGTTCTAGTAATAATCGTAAACCTAAACGTAATAACGACCGCAGGTCTAACAATAAACGCAATTAA
- a CDS encoding VF530 family DNA-binding protein: MQKSNDPLHGVKLATIIDDLVDFYGWEYMGNTVNIRCFTHRPTVKSSLHFLRRTPWARTKVEEMYLQLLQEKEKQ; the protein is encoded by the coding sequence ATGCAAAAGTCTAATGACCCTTTACACGGTGTAAAACTAGCAACTATTATAGATGATCTAGTAGACTTTTACGGCTGGGAGTATATGGGTAACACAGTTAATATACGCTGTTTTACCCATAGACCTACAGTAAAATCTAGTCTTCATTTTTTACGTAGAACACCTTGGGCACGTACCAAAGTAGAAGAGATGTATTTACAATTGTTGCAGGAAAAAGAGAAACAATAA
- a CDS encoding phosphatase PAP2 family protein, translated as MLEELIQYDTNFFLYLNNLGTSTWDSFWLFITNKVNSIPLYAVLLFFTYKQVGIKKTLVILVSIGILIGATDQLANFFKYGVARLRPCHNPELDGLVRLVKSSCGGKYGYFSAHAANSFAVAVFFGNVLKNKFKYVKVLLLTWAAFVAYSRIYIGVHYTLDVATGIVIGSFLGFVFYKLMLLMSVKLKL; from the coding sequence ATGCTTGAAGAATTAATACAGTACGATACTAACTTTTTTTTATATTTAAATAATCTTGGTACTTCTACTTGGGATAGTTTTTGGTTATTTATAACTAATAAAGTAAATTCTATACCATTGTATGCCGTGTTGTTATTTTTTACATACAAGCAAGTAGGTATTAAAAAAACATTAGTAATTTTAGTGTCTATAGGTATTTTAATAGGAGCAACAGACCAGTTGGCTAATTTTTTTAAATACGGAGTAGCACGTCTAAGACCTTGTCATAATCCAGAATTAGATGGTTTGGTGCGCTTAGTTAAGAGTTCTTGTGGTGGTAAATATGGTTATTTTTCTGCTCATGCAGCAAATTCTTTTGCTGTAGCTGTATTTTTTGGAAATGTACTTAAAAACAAATTTAAATACGTAAAAGTATTACTGCTTACTTGGGCAGCATTTGTTGCCTATAGTAGAATATACATTGGTGTGCATTATACATTAGATGTTGCTACAGGTATTGTAATTGGTAGCTTTTTAGGATTTGTTTTTTATAAGCTAATGCTACTTATGTCAGTAAAATTAAAGTTGTAA
- a CDS encoding MATE family efflux transporter, whose translation MKQYTKEFKYNLKLAFPVILGLLGHTFVGFADNIMVGQLGTAQLAAVSLGNSFVFIAMSFGIGFSTAITPLVAEADGANNVNDAKSALKHGIVLCTVLGLFLFGVILLGKPLMYLMKQPPEVVELAIPYLDLVAFSLVPLVIFQAFKQFSDGLSQTKYPMYVTLIGNAINILLNYLLIFGTFGFPKLGIIGAAIGTLVSRVAMVVLIWIMLKQTKKFHKYVTGFNFRKIESKVMNKIMKIGFPSALQMFFEVAIFTAAIWISGVLGKNPQAANQIALNLSSMTFMVGMGLGVAAMVRVGNQKGLGNFKDLRRMAQSIFLLTFLLEVIFAALFLIFRHWLPTVYLDVNDAVNIVDNTEVIVIAAQLLLVASFFQISDGLQVVVLGALRGLQDVTIPTAITFVAYWLIGFPICFYLGLYTPLKSTGIWIGLLAGLTASAVLLYIRFNYLTKRLILNTEE comes from the coding sequence TTGAAACAATACACTAAAGAATTTAAATATAACTTAAAACTGGCATTCCCTGTAATATTGGGGTTATTAGGTCACACTTTTGTTGGTTTTGCAGATAATATAATGGTAGGTCAATTAGGTACAGCACAATTGGCTGCTGTGTCTTTAGGAAATAGCTTTGTGTTTATAGCTATGTCTTTTGGTATTGGTTTTTCTACTGCAATTACACCATTAGTAGCAGAAGCAGATGGTGCCAATAATGTAAATGATGCTAAAAGTGCTCTTAAACACGGAATTGTTTTATGTACTGTCTTAGGACTTTTTTTGTTTGGTGTAATACTCTTGGGTAAACCATTAATGTACTTAATGAAACAGCCTCCAGAGGTGGTAGAATTAGCAATTCCTTACTTAGATTTAGTTGCTTTTTCGTTAGTTCCTTTAGTAATTTTTCAGGCATTCAAACAATTTTCAGATGGTTTATCACAAACCAAATACCCTATGTATGTTACTTTAATAGGTAATGCTATTAATATACTTTTAAATTACCTATTGATTTTTGGAACTTTTGGTTTTCCAAAATTGGGTATTATAGGAGCTGCCATAGGTACACTAGTTTCTAGAGTTGCAATGGTTGTTTTAATATGGATAATGCTAAAACAAACTAAAAAGTTTCATAAATACGTTACTGGTTTCAATTTTAGAAAAATAGAAAGCAAAGTAATGAACAAGATTATGAAAATTGGTTTTCCGTCTGCATTACAAATGTTTTTTGAGGTAGCTATTTTTACAGCTGCAATTTGGATCAGCGGTGTTTTAGGTAAAAACCCGCAAGCAGCTAACCAAATAGCTTTAAACTTGTCTAGTATGACGTTTATGGTAGGTATGGGACTAGGTGTAGCTGCAATGGTACGTGTAGGTAACCAAAAAGGTTTGGGTAATTTTAAAGATTTACGTAGAATGGCACAATCTATATTTTTACTAACATTTTTATTAGAGGTTATTTTTGCAGCTTTATTTTTAATATTTAGACATTGGTTACCAACAGTGTATTTAGACGTAAATGATGCCGTAAACATAGTAGATAATACAGAAGTTATAGTAATAGCAGCTCAATTATTGTTAGTAGCATCATTTTTTCAAATATCAGACGGATTGCAAGTTGTAGTACTTGGTGCATTACGTGGCTTACAAGACGTAACAATACCTACGGCAATAACATTTGTTGCGTATTGGCTAATTGGTTTTCCTATTTGTTTTTATTTAGGGTTATACACCCCTTTAAAAAGCACTGGAATTTGGATAGGTTTACTGGCTGGTTTAACTGCTTCTGCCGTTTTACTATATATTAGATTTAATTACTTAACAAAAAGATTAATACTTAATACAGAAGAATAA
- the mazG gene encoding nucleoside triphosphate pyrophosphohydrolase, with protein sequence MNSRSKQLQAIDRLLTIMDELREQCPWDKKQTLQTLRHLTIEETYELGDAILDNNLEEVKKELGDLLLHIVFYAKIGSETSDFDIADVANEICDKLIHRHPHIYGDVKVEDEEEVKRNWEKLKLKEGKNSVLEGVPKSLPALVKASRIQDKVAGVGFDWEEPQQVFEKVQEELAELQVEVDAANQDKIEAEFGDVLFSMINYARFLKVNPEDALERTNKKFIKRFQYLEGKAKEMGKSLEDMTLAEMDVFWNEAKKEN encoded by the coding sequence ATGAACTCCAGAAGCAAACAGTTACAAGCAATAGATAGGTTACTTACCATAATGGATGAATTGCGAGAGCAATGCCCTTGGGACAAAAAACAAACCTTACAAACTTTACGTCATTTAACCATAGAAGAAACGTATGAGTTGGGTGATGCTATTTTGGATAATAATCTGGAAGAAGTAAAAAAAGAGTTAGGAGATTTATTACTGCATATTGTTTTTTATGCCAAAATTGGTAGTGAAACTAGTGATTTTGATATAGCTGATGTAGCAAACGAGATTTGTGATAAGCTAATTCATCGTCATCCACATATTTACGGAGATGTAAAGGTAGAGGATGAAGAAGAGGTAAAACGTAATTGGGAAAAATTAAAACTAAAAGAAGGTAAAAACAGTGTTTTAGAAGGTGTTCCTAAAAGTTTACCAGCATTGGTAAAAGCAAGTAGAATACAAGATAAAGTTGCTGGCGTAGGGTTTGACTGGGAAGAGCCACAACAAGTATTTGAAAAAGTACAAGAAGAGTTAGCAGAATTACAAGTAGAAGTAGATGCTGCTAACCAAGATAAAATAGAAGCAGAATTTGGTGACGTTTTATTTTCTATGATAAATTATGCACGTTTTTTAAAGGTAAACCCAGAAGATGCTTTAGAGCGTACTAATAAAAAATTTATAAAAAGGTTTCAGTATTTAGAGGGTAAAGCTAAAGAAATGGGGAAATCTTTAGAAGATATGACACTTGCAGAGATGGATGTTTTTTGGAATGAAGCAAAAAAAGAAAACTAA
- the meaB gene encoding methylmalonyl Co-A mutase-associated GTPase MeaB → MSTHKNISSKSASKIKKFRRELPSTNSLTNGILKGDKTALSRAITLIESTNSEHTKQANEIIERCLTHKTKSVRIGITGVPGVGKSTFIERFGKRLTAQGNKVAVLAVDPTSTVTRGSILGDKTRMEELVKDENAFIRPSPSGSSLGGVARKTRETIVLCEAAGYNVILIETVGVGQSETAVHSMVDFFLLLKLAGAGDELQGIKRGIMEMADAIVINKSDGDNVQRAKKARVEFARALHLLKTQDNGWVPKVLACSALEDIGITEVWETIKDYVDTNTKNSFFDTKRQQQNKYWLLQTIEDQLKQQFYDDKNVKAELKGAINAVINNKTSPFSAADKLLKLHSK, encoded by the coding sequence TTGAGCACACATAAAAATATAAGTTCCAAGAGTGCTTCTAAAATTAAAAAATTTAGAAGAGAGTTACCGTCTACAAATAGTTTAACCAATGGTATTTTAAAAGGTGACAAAACCGCTTTAAGCAGAGCTATAACACTTATAGAAAGTACCAATAGTGAGCATACCAAACAGGCTAATGAAATTATTGAGCGCTGTTTAACTCACAAAACAAAAAGTGTTAGAATTGGTATTACAGGAGTTCCTGGTGTTGGTAAAAGTACATTTATAGAACGTTTTGGAAAACGACTTACCGCCCAAGGAAACAAAGTAGCTGTGTTAGCTGTAGATCCTACAAGCACTGTTACTAGAGGTAGTATTTTAGGTGATAAAACACGTATGGAAGAGCTGGTAAAAGACGAAAATGCTTTTATTAGACCATCGCCATCTGGTAGCTCTTTAGGTGGTGTTGCCCGTAAAACCAGAGAAACCATTGTACTTTGTGAAGCTGCTGGCTATAATGTTATTTTAATTGAAACTGTTGGTGTTGGCCAAAGTGAAACTGCCGTACATAGTATGGTAGACTTTTTTCTTTTGTTAAAATTAGCTGGTGCTGGTGACGAGCTGCAAGGCATTAAGCGTGGTATTATGGAAATGGCAGATGCTATTGTAATTAATAAGTCTGATGGTGATAATGTACAACGTGCCAAAAAAGCGCGAGTAGAATTTGCACGAGCATTACATTTATTAAAAACACAAGATAATGGTTGGGTACCAAAAGTACTTGCCTGTTCTGCCTTAGAAGATATAGGTATTACAGAGGTCTGGGAAACTATTAAAGACTACGTAGACACCAATACTAAAAATAGCTTTTTTGATACAAAAAGACAACAGCAAAACAAATATTGGTTATTGCAAACTATAGAAGACCAGCTAAAGCAACAGTTTTATGATGATAAAAATGTAAAGGCAGAATTAAAAGGCGCTATAAATGCCGTTATAAACAATAAAACATCTCCTTTTTCTGCTGCAGACAAATTATTAAAGTTACATAGTAAATAA
- a CDS encoding glycosyltransferase: MKYEFTIIVPIYNEEDNINRLDKELTEYLKIATKKTCVLFINDGSKDDSQILLEQICANNSNFSYLLFDKNYGLTAAIKAGFDEATTELVGYIDADLQTSPLDFNLLLEYTPKYDLVTGIRINRKDSGLKKLSSTLANKIRRSFTNDGVEDTGCPLKVIKTNYAKQIPIFKGLHRFLPAMILLQNGKIKQVPVQHFPRIAGKTKFGFWNRSLGPLADCFAYLWMKHKYINYKVDKRNY, encoded by the coding sequence ATGAAGTATGAGTTTACTATAATTGTACCTATTTACAATGAAGAAGATAACATTAACAGATTAGATAAAGAGCTAACTGAGTACCTTAAAATTGCTACAAAAAAAACTTGTGTTCTATTTATTAACGATGGCTCAAAAGACGATAGTCAAATACTATTAGAGCAAATTTGTGCAAACAACTCTAATTTTTCTTATTTACTTTTTGATAAAAATTACGGATTAACAGCTGCTATAAAAGCTGGTTTTGATGAAGCCACAACAGAACTAGTTGGTTACATTGATGCCGATTTACAAACAAGCCCCTTAGATTTTAATTTACTATTAGAATACACACCAAAGTACGACTTAGTTACTGGTATTAGAATAAACAGGAAAGATTCCGGTTTAAAAAAACTATCCTCTACCCTAGCAAATAAAATAAGACGCTCTTTTACCAATGATGGTGTAGAAGATACTGGTTGCCCTTTAAAAGTGATTAAAACAAATTACGCAAAGCAAATACCTATTTTTAAAGGTTTACATAGGTTTTTACCCGCAATGATATTGTTACAAAACGGAAAAATTAAACAAGTTCCTGTACAACACTTTCCTAGAATTGCAGGCAAAACTAAATTTGGCTTTTGGAACAGATCTTTAGGCCCCTTAGCAGATTGTTTTGCCTATTTATGGATGAAACACAAATACATAAATTATAAGGTTGATAAAAGAAACTACTAA
- a CDS encoding peptidoglycan DD-metalloendopeptidase family protein, with the protein MQNIESLLQSVTTGSTSILKTTNNKDSYAALDLSIDNKELATVDITNATDCESYIQQILNKTNSTIAFGGYLEKRNLYAKNANFSKLEEAARNIHLGVDFWADAGAKVIVPVNGVVHSFKNNAVFGDYGPTIILKHTVDGQTFYTLYGHLALSSLNDMYVGKEFTKGAVLATLGTAEVNVGYAPHLHFQIIIDIKDYMGDYPGVCTTKDLDFYKKNCPNPNLLLKM; encoded by the coding sequence ATGCAAAATATAGAGAGTTTATTACAGTCAGTAACAACTGGTTCTACATCAATATTAAAAACAACTAATAACAAAGATAGTTATGCAGCTTTAGATTTGTCTATAGATAATAAAGAATTAGCTACAGTAGATATTACAAATGCAACTGATTGTGAATCTTATATTCAGCAAATTTTAAATAAAACAAATAGCACAATTGCATTTGGAGGCTATTTGGAGAAAAGAAATTTGTATGCTAAAAATGCAAATTTCTCTAAACTAGAAGAGGCTGCTCGTAACATACATTTAGGTGTAGATTTTTGGGCAGATGCAGGAGCAAAAGTTATAGTTCCTGTAAATGGAGTAGTGCATAGTTTTAAAAATAATGCTGTGTTTGGAGATTATGGACCTACTATTATATTAAAGCATACTGTAGATGGTCAAACATTTTACACCTTGTACGGACATTTAGCACTTTCTTCTTTAAATGATATGTATGTTGGTAAAGAATTTACAAAAGGGGCTGTTTTAGCAACTTTGGGAACAGCTGAGGTTAACGTAGGTTATGCGCCACATTTGCATTTTCAAATAATTATAGATATTAAAGATTATATGGGTGATTATCCTGGCGTTTGTACTACAAAAGATTTAGATTTTTATAAGAAAAACTGTCCTAATCCTAATTTGTTACTTAAAATGTAG